GGGTCGAAAGCTCCGGAAGCTTCCAGGATGTCCACTACCCTATCGAGGCATAACACTGGCTAAAATGTCTAACAACTATTGGTTCTGAACATTGATAAAAATATCAGGTCTGAACCGGGAAATTTCGGTCAGGGATATTTTTATAATCTCTAAAAATCCGGAGGGAATGGTTGTGTATCTCTCAAAACGGCCCTTTCATCTTTTCTGATTATACAGTGCCCAGATTTTACATGCGCCTTCGTGGCTGACCATACAAGGGCCGACAGGTTTTTGCGGTGTACAGGCTTTGCCAAAGAGTCTGCAGTCGGTTGGATCAGCAACTCCTCTCAAGACCTTATCGCAGATGCAGGCTGAATGTTTCTCAACATGCCTGATTTCAACATTAAATTTTTTCAGTGCGTCATATTTCTCAAATTCCGGTTTTAGTTTAAGGCCGGAGTCCGGAATGACAGGAAAACCTCTCCAGTCCACATCATGTGATTCAAATACCCGGTACATCATTTCCATAGCCTTTTTATTTCCTTCTCTTGAAACAGCACGCGGATAGGCATTTTCAACCTCAGCCCTTCCTTCCTTCACCTGTTTTACAAGCATATACAGGCCAAGTAAAATATCGTCTGCTTCAAAGCCTGCAACAACCTGAGGCACTCTGAATTTTTCGTAATCTTCGTACCCGGCTACGACACATACGTGCCCCGGAAGCATGAATCCGTCAATCTGTGCCTCGCCCTGTTCAAGAAGATACTTCATTGCCGGAGGAACGAACCTGTGGCAGCATACAATGCTGAAATTTTCCGGGGGGTTTGTAAGCAGTGCTGCGGCAACTGTAGGTGCAGTTGTCTCAAATCCGACAGATATGAAGACAACTTCTTTATCTGTCTTCTCCGCAATTTCAACTGCCTTGTGAACGCCCTGCACAACACGTACATCGCCATCTATAGAGTCCAGTGATCCTTTTGTTCCGGGAACTCTCATCAGGTCACCGTAGGTTGCCACAATACAGCCTTTTTCAGCCATTTCTATTGCAGCGTCAATTTCACCCTGCGGGGTGATACATACCGGGCAGCCCGGCCCCATTACAATCTTCAAATCGTCCGGAAGAATACTTCTAAGGCCTGATTTTGCTATTGCAGCTTCATGTGTGCCGCAGATATGCATGAATGTATATTTCCGGTCGACAATATCGTCAAGTGCTTTTTTAATGTCCTTTCCCTCAGCCATAATTAAAAAATATTTAATTTTAATATGATTTATTCATATTCAAAAGTTCTTAGAGATTCAGAAATATCATATGGAGAATATCTTCCGGTATTTACTGATGAATGGAATTCTGATTTCTGGTCAATAATTTTATTCCATATGTGCAATATATGTGTGTGTTTTAAGAGTATAATAGTAGCAGGCTCGGATTTTGTTTTTGCTGCGCTAAAATGCTGTTTAAGTTATTTGACAGATGCAATAGTTATAATGATGATTTAACTGGAAAAAAAATCATCTATCTCTTCTTTATCCT
The sequence above is a segment of the Methanoplanus limicola DSM 2279 genome. Coding sequences within it:
- the hypD gene encoding hydrogenase formation protein HypD, which translates into the protein MAEGKDIKKALDDIVDRKYTFMHICGTHEAAIAKSGLRSILPDDLKIVMGPGCPVCITPQGEIDAAIEMAEKGCIVATYGDLMRVPGTKGSLDSIDGDVRVVQGVHKAVEIAEKTDKEVVFISVGFETTAPTVAAALLTNPPENFSIVCCHRFVPPAMKYLLEQGEAQIDGFMLPGHVCVVAGYEDYEKFRVPQVVAGFEADDILLGLYMLVKQVKEGRAEVENAYPRAVSREGNKKAMEMMYRVFESHDVDWRGFPVIPDSGLKLKPEFEKYDALKKFNVEIRHVEKHSACICDKVLRGVADPTDCRLFGKACTPQKPVGPCMVSHEGACKIWALYNQKR